A DNA window from Arachis duranensis cultivar V14167 chromosome 3, aradu.V14167.gnm2.J7QH, whole genome shotgun sequence contains the following coding sequences:
- the LOC107482187 gene encoding actin-depolymerizing factor 3: MANAASGMAVHDDCKLRFLELKAKRTHRFIVFKIEENQKQVIVEKLGEPAQGYEDFTACLPPNECRYAVYDFEYLTEGNVPKSRIFFIAWSPDTSRVRNKMIYASSKDRFKRELDGIQVELQATDPTEMDLDVFKSRAN; encoded by the exons ATG GCAAATGCTGCTTCAGGAATGGCAGTCCATGATGACTGCAAGTTGCGGTTTTTGGAGCTCAAGGCAAAAAGGACTCACAGGTTCATAGTTTTCAAGATTGAGGAGAATCAGAAGCAAGTCATTGTAGAGAAGCTTGGTGAGCCAGCTCAAGGCTATGAAGATTTCACTGCTTGCCTCCCTCCTAATGAGTGCCGGTATGCTGTATATGATTTCGAGTACTTGACTGAAGGCAATGTTCCTAAAAGCAGGATTTTCTTCATTGCTTG gtCTCCTGACACATCAAGGGTTAGAAATAAGATGATTTATGCAAGCTCCAAAGACAGGTTCAAGAGAGAGCTCGATGGGATTCAAGTGGAGTTGCAAGCAACTGATCCTACTGAGATGGATCTCGATGTGTTCAAGAGCCGCGCCAACTAA